Below is a genomic region from Culicoides brevitarsis isolate CSIRO-B50_1 chromosome 2, AGI_CSIRO_Cbre_v1, whole genome shotgun sequence.
ATAAATTAGAAGTGTAAGTGAActgaagtgaaataaaaaatatgtgaagcatgatttatttatgagcTTCGCTATCAATCTGCGTCATGCCCGGGTGAAGTTTGTCGCAATTATCACTGATGAGTTATAGTTTTATGGGATTTTCGGTCGTAAAAGTGGTTTTTGACGACGGATTGTTTGGGAATTTCGAAGTATCAGAACTAAAAAtagaattgaaaaagttttttttttagtgaaacaCGTGCTGGAGTCACGTTTTGTTAAGTAGTGTCAAAGTTTTGTTTATGGTTAAGAAGAAgattaattttgacagttataaaatttttgaaaatttgacagctgtcaaaattttgacaagtaatattatgacagctgtcaaaatgttaaatgaattttcaattttggtcACGATTTTTTGcctaatatttgaattttaagcaaaaattgcttcaaaatttaaattaaattaaatttttgacagctgtcataattttacttgtcaaatttttcattaaattttagttcataatatgaaaattactttaaaactgttcaaaatttaaaagtttctttaaaaattttgacagctgtcaattttttgagccgtcgaattattcaaaaagttgacagctgtcaaaatttttaaagaaatttcaaaattttaactaatcaaaagtcatttttttatattttaaactaaaattaagagtttgagttaaaaattttatgaaaaatttgacagctgtcaaaatttttgttttttttttttaattttaaatgttaaattttagttaaaatttcatatatctcaaaaattttaattttttttaattctaaaaaaaatctttaaattttttattatttgaaaattaataaaaaaattgacagctgtcaacttTTGgaactgtcaaaatatttttaaaaaaatcgttttaaaattctttaaacacaaatttaaaaatgtttaaagcacgtgattgattttttaaaaaaacaaaaattaatttttaaaaaaattgacagttaagaaatttgacagatgtcaaaattttcaattaaatataaatttaaaggttatttttggacatttttaattaaaatttcgcattttcaactctcaaaaagtttcaaaatgcgaaattttatttaaaaaaaatgtaaaaaaaaaatctttaaatttcttaaaattgaaaataaatcaaaataatttgacatctgtcacttttttaataaatcaaaattaattttctgtcattttCCGCTGAGAAGTTATGATAATTGTGACATAATTCCCAAtcacaaaaagcaaaataaacaatttctaATTGATACGCGTCGCTAAAcacatcgaaaaatatttgctttcgTGACGATTGATAGGCAAGTAGCGAATACACTTGACCCAGAATTGAACTCTCTTGATATGTGAAAACGCACACAGTCTCAAAATCTCACAAACGATGAAATAGGTTActctaaaacaaataaatcacTTTTTGCTACGATTTCGATTAGAATCGAGACACAAATGCAATTTGTGCACATTTCTTATCAGAAACAGATAAGGAACCCGTCGTGTCTCGAGACATAGTACGTCGCTCGTACGGGTTGAATGAATTACTAATCATTTCGCTCAAATTGCGTAGTATTGAAGAGTTCAACCTTGCAGCGTGACGTGAAGCGCATGAGAATCGCAGATAAGATAAGAAAAGAGAcgttatttgaatatttatcaaCAACGCACGAAGATAACGACGAAGAAAGGctatttgatacattttttgtgttggttAGGCGGTGAAATGGAGcgttatgagaaaaataaatctcccgacgtgaaaaatgatctttctaatttaacaaaaaattccaaatgagATATTATGGAAATTTGAGATGTTTTATGGATTTTCGGAGCTTATCACCggaattcgttttttttctgtttatttatttatttttggttaatttttgtctgcgttagaatttttttttcattatcaatTGAATTTGTTGCTGAgtaacaacagaaaaaaaaattataaaaaaagtgatgattgtttaattgtttttgattgtttatttttttcaattttttaaataaaaaagtgaattgtagcatttttgtcactttttatttatttattttttttttgtaaaatttttgatttttattttgagaagagattttaatttgaataaattttaaattattgcattataaaatttattaaaatttaaattaaatttattaaataatttttttgtcattttcgtcgattttttttgaaaaaaaaaaaattttttttttgaaagaaactttaaaaaataaaattaaaaaattaaaataaattaaaaaataaaaaaacggaaaaattaaaaaataatttatactctaaaattcaaaatttatcatttttttaaaattaaaactctaaattcttaatttttattaaaattaaattttaattttattaatttttttttcgagctttataaaatcttgaaattatattttatttaatttaaaaatataaaaattttgattttttttcaatttaataaaattattaatttttattaaaattaatttatcaattaattaacaataaattaattaaatattataatttcaattaaataaattaataaaaaatctaataattttaattaaatttaattaaaataatttttatttttttaaaaaattttttaatttttcaaaaaaattaattttttcaaaaaattaaattaattatttaaataaataataataaaaaaaattaaattttaactaattttttttattttaaaaaaaaaaattcgaaaaaaatttttaaaaaaaaaaaaaataaaataaaaaaagtaaaaataaaacagaaaaaaatttttaaaataaaaaaattcaaagaatagataattagatgaaaattttattataaaaaaaattaaattttaattaaaatatccaaaatattttttttttatttttttaattttaatttttttataaggtcaaaatttcataaaaattgaaaaaaaaaatttaaatattttatataaaatttaatttttttataataaaattttcatctatttaatttaatttttaattaaaaaaattcgtttttattttctctttttttaatattttttttttaatggaaaacggctcgaatttttaaataataataattattttaaattaaattaaggtcaaaaaataacttaacatgcaacttttcaatagaaaaaaattttatgcttttaatAACTTCAATGAACAACTGACAGCTCGTCAAACTGATAACGAAAAATGATTTCCGATTGCTCATTTAACCTTTTAAGTGTTAAGAACATAATTATTACGAATAATCtgtcattttttcttctttttcctcATTCCTTCATTTCTTCGCATGATaacaaatcatatttttttttatttttttttattttcagtgcaTGGGacaaagaacaagaaaaagcaCGCAACAAAAACCGCGAACCTCAGCTCCGAAATGCACTTTTCCAGGTTTTCTTCAAATACTGCCTTTTCGATGGATTTCTCATCTTTTCCTTCTGCCTTATAAAAAGTTTCCAACCGCTCGTATTGGCACAACTTTTATTACAATTCCAAAAAACGAATTCATCGATGCCTGAATCGACTCACAACGCTCGCTTGACTCCCATTCACGACGACGAATCAATGTCAATTTTCGTTGAGGAAGATTCTTACCCGAAAATTCACAGTTTGGAGGAACTTTCGGtgcttgagaaaattttcgcaTGGGTCGTTTTCGCCTGGAACGATGTTTATTGGTTGACGTCGCTTGTCGTTTTGATGACTCTTGTGCCTTGTTTCCTTGCGCATCACGCGAATTTGTCACAACGGATGTTAGGCGCCCGTATGAGAATTGCTTGTTGCAGCGCCATCTACCGGAAAACGCTGCGAATGTCGAAAAAGTCCGCCGGACAGACGCCAATCGGGTATTTGGTGAATCTCTTGTCGAACGATGTGTCGCGATTCGACGATTGTTTGGTTTTTATTCATTACGTGTGGATTTTGCCCTTTCAAAGTTGCATAATTTGCTATCTTCTGTGGCGGGAAGTGCGATGGGCAGCTCTCGTTGGTGTCGTTGGCTTGCTTTTGAAGACAATTCCGGTTCAAACGGGACTTTCGCGACTGTCGTCGGTGCTGCGGATGAAAGTTGCGAAACGCACGGACAATCGCGTCGGCATCATGAACGAAATTATCCAAGGAATCCAAGTCATCAAGATGTATGCGTGGGAAACGGCCTTCGAGAAAGTTGTCGCCGTCGCTCGTAAAAAGGAAAttactcaaataaaatttgccaGTTACATTCGTGGCATCTACTTGAGCACGATGATTTTCACGGAACGCAGTACGTTGCTCATTGCCATCGCGACATGCGTCTTTATGGGCGAAATTCCCCTCACGGCAGACATTGTCTTCTCCATGGCGcaatatttcaacattttacaGCTAACTGCGGCGATTTTTTATCCCATGGCGGTTAGTTTGGGTGCCGAAGCGCTCGTTTCGGTCAAACGGGTGCAAGAATATCTCATGGTAGAGGAGCAAGATACGGTCGTTGTTGGTTTGCATAAAACAGAAAGAACTCCAGAAACGCCGAAAGACGAGCCCGAAGTCAAGATCAAGAACGTGACGGCAATGTGGGATCCGAATTCCGACAAAAAAACGTTGAGCGAACTGAATATCGAGATAAAGTCGAATAAATTGTGTGCGATTATTGGGTCGGTTGGCGCAGGAAAATCTTCGTTACTGCAATTGTTGCTGGGTGAACTTCCAATTTATGCGGGAGATGTTTATATTCCGGATTCTATTTCGTATGCGAGTCAGGAGCCGTGGTTGTTTACGGGAACTGTCAGGCAAAATATTCTCTTTGGATTGCCCTACAATAGAAAGAGGtaagaattaataatttttttttcaattttttttaaaatttttttcataaattgttaataaatattatgatcaaaaaaaaaataaaataaaataaataaacaaaatataataaaataaaaaatttggtacaaaaaacgtaaaaaaataaataaaaaattaataaattcaataaataattttattttaaaatattttttattttttaattaaaaattacttatcaaaaaatatatttaaaaaaaaaaataaataaataaatagaaaaaattattcaaaaataataaaataaatatctaagtatttaaatttaaagaatattatttaaaaaaatattttaaaaaatttaagaaattgcacaaatttttatcaaaatattaaaaaaaaataattcatacgatttaaaaaaaataaataaatttgctttttcTTTAGACaaagttattgaaatttttaaatattcatttttttataatttaaagtcgaatatttaaatttaagaaaattttcattttttgtaccaaatttttaataattaaataatattaatttattttataattcaataatttttttttttaattttttttttgaattttttcaaatttattttaatttatactcataattttaaaaaatttaagaaaataattttttttaaactttttaacaattatataatttaaaaaattgttttttttttaaataaccagaattttacaaatattttttttaattcatattctaattctaatttattctaatttaactaaattattcaaaaaataataaaaatttttaaaatatcttaagaaataatttttttctcttttttgaatgatttttcaaataaaagtttataaaactttatttaatttttttttttctgaaaaatttaaatttttaataattttttgaatcaaaaaaaaaatttttgttcttgtctatgatattttatataaataaaaaaaatctaaaaattagaaaaaaaatattttttaattctaaaaaattaaaattaactttatttaaattttttgttttgttttaattaattttttttttcattttaacttaatattttttttttatagtttttgtttatttttttttattaattaaaaatttgcataattttttttcaaattaaatttttttattcaaatttttaattttaatttaaaaaaaaatattttttttcttaccgaaattttttacctataaaagttttatttttttcttgattatttttgctaaaatttattttcatattttaaaaatttttatcaatttttttttattattttttttaaaacagtttttttaaaaaatttaatttttggtgaacaaaaattttaaaattaaattgaaatttttttttttcgctacattttttaaaaattttttaaattaattttaaatttttattaaaaaaatttcgccaaagcaaaaatttcttcttttttttcccgcatcacgaattttttttcatttctattaaaaaatcggtaaaaattttttggtaatggaatttttttaaaaaatttttaaaaatttttttattttcaaaatttttaatttttttttaattttcatattttttttaattttttctgtttgaaaaataaaaaaaaaaattcatcatcctaaaaaaattttcttacctaaaatttcttaaaaatattattttctttgaaaaatctttaatatttttttttcttttttttagataccGCGACGTCGTAACTCACTGCGCCCTCCTCACCGACTTCGAACAACTCCCAAATGGCGATCAAACCATCATCGGAGACCGTGGCGCTGCCTTAAGTGGCGGACAAAAAGCTCGTGTCAACCTCGCGCGTGCTTGTTACAAAGAAGCTCAAGTCTACCTACTCGACGATCCTCTCAGCGCCGTCGACAGTCACGTTGGCAAACATCTTTTCGAACAAGTAGCTGGTCCCAACTCCTACCTGGCGTCTCAAAAAGCGACGAGAATTTTGGTAACGCATCAAGTTCACTTTTTAAAGGAAGCAGATTGGATCGTCGTCCTCgacgaaggaaaaattttgatgcaaGGAACATTTTCGGATCTCGCCAAGAGCAATTTGGATCTCGGGAAGTTAGTTTCTCCCGCGGAGCCTGACGAGGAAATTCCCGTAGTTGACGAGagcgaagacgaagaagacgaCATTCCGTACATTGATGGCGTTTCGCGGAACGGATATCTCGCATTAGGCAGCAACGTGTCACTTTCCCGCTCGAAATCGATGTCGAAAAGTATGAGTTTTGGGAATTTGGGAAGCGGCGTCGCTGCCGAGCAACAAGCTGAAGGCGGGATTTCTTTCTACGTTTGGAGCTCGTATTTTCGTGCCGGAGCGAATATTTGCGTTTTACTGCTTTTGCTGCTCGTTTTGATCGGATCTCAAGCAGTTACGAGTGGTTCGGATTATTTCGTCAATATTTGGACTCAGCAGGAATATTTGCGACATTTGAACCAAACGACGATTTTTTCGACTTACGAATGTTTGTACATCTATACGGGACTCATTTGTGGCGTAATTTTCATGACTTGCCTCCGAGGATGgcttttcttcaatatttgcaTGGCAGCTTCGCGAACATTGCATAATCGGATGTTTGCTTGTTTGTTGAGGGCTCCGATGCAGTTTTTCGACACAAATCCAGGAGGAAGAATTTTGAATAGATTTAGTAAGGATATGGGAGCGATTGATGAATTGTTGCCGCGAGCGATGATGGATGCCTTGCAAATTGGACTTGTGATGATTGGGATTTTGGTGCTGATTTCTATCGTGAATCCGCTGTTGTTGGTCCCGCTGGCAGTGACAATTGTTCTTTTCTGCCTCGTTTTGAAGTTGTATTTAAGACCGGCGCAGGATTTGAAACGATTGGAGGGAatttgtgagtatttttttttatttattttttgaataaatttcgttaatttaattataatttgattactacaaaaattaattaaaattattaaaaaattaattatttttttaattaataaaaattattttaaatttaatttaattttaaattaattgaactaataattaatttttttaattcattaaaaattaaaattgaaaaactaaatgaaattaatttaattttatttcctttaaatttattaaaaaattaaaaattcttgtaagagatacaaaattaaaaaaaaaaaaattaaaagaaatttaaaaatcagtttaataaatttaaaatttaattttataatactttttcaaaatcaaattaattaaaaatagtaatttaaaaaaatttaaaataaataaaaatttaatataaaaaaattataataaaatttaataaatttaatttttttatttttaaaattttctaaaaaatttcaaattaaattcatttgaattgaaaaaaaaataagatttaaaaatataaaaaaatcaagttaaaatttaaaaatattttattcgttttttattagaaaaaatttttaattttaatttatttaattaattaaaatttatttcatttttttattgaattatttattaattttaaattattattgtttaatttaattaaaaataataatttttaaaaaatttaataattaatttttcttaataaaaaaaataaaatttaattaaattaatttttacaaaaattttaatttaattttaaaaatttatttttttctaaatgccactaaaaattattttttttaaaaattatttcaatttttaatttaaaatattttttaattaattttttaccttataAATCCACAGGCAGAAGTCCCGTTTTCTCTCATCTCGCTGCAACTCTCAACGGAATCTCCACAATTCGAGCAAATCAGGCACAAAATAAGGTTTCAACTGAATTCGACGCCCTCCAAGATGTCCATTCTGCAATTTGGCAATTGACAATCAGCTCAAATACGGCTCTTGGATTGTGGTTGGATTGCGTTAGCACGACATTTGTAGCTTGTGTCGCCTTTTCATTCATCGTACTTCACCAAagtaagacaaaaaatttgaaatttttgagattttttacttaatttgtataaaaattttattttagcaacATTTTCGGGCAACGTTGGCTTAGCAATCAGCCAAGCATTGATACTTACGGGCATGGTTCAGTACGGAATTCGTCAAACTACGGAGTCGATTCAACAAATGACCTGTGTGGAAAGAGTTTTGCAATATAGTAACATAGAAAGTGtgagtttttaagaaattttattttttttttttgaaaaaatttaaatttttgattaaaaattcaatattttaatgaaaaatttaaaaatgttgataaaaaatttgaaaatatttaaaaaatttttttgataaaataattaaaattttataaaaaattgaaaaaaaaaaatattaaaaaaaaaatttaaaattttagaaaaaaaatttaaaatttttgaaaaaatattaaaatttttgaaaaaattgaaatttttgaaaaaaaaaaattgaaatttaaaaaaaaattaatttaaattaaaaaaaattgaataaaaaaaataaaaaaaaaataaatttattaaaaaaattgaaaattttgataaaaaattaataatacctaatttcaattaaaaattgtctttttaggAGGTAAATCCGAAGAAAGTTGCTCCTAA
It encodes:
- the LOC134830297 gene encoding ATP-binding cassette sub-family C member 4, which encodes MDNSVKPTKENPKKGSNPLSKLIFGWIFPLFFQGTRRGLNTDNLTKCLDKDESEMLGNKLEVAWDKEQEKARNKNREPQLRNALFQVFFKYCLFDGFLIFSFCLIKSFQPLVLAQLLLQFQKTNSSMPESTHNARLTPIHDDESMSIFVEEDSYPKIHSLEELSVLEKIFAWVVFAWNDVYWLTSLVVLMTLVPCFLAHHANLSQRMLGARMRIACCSAIYRKTLRMSKKSAGQTPIGYLVNLLSNDVSRFDDCLVFIHYVWILPFQSCIICYLLWREVRWAALVGVVGLLLKTIPVQTGLSRLSSVLRMKVAKRTDNRVGIMNEIIQGIQVIKMYAWETAFEKVVAVARKKEITQIKFASYIRGIYLSTMIFTERSTLLIAIATCVFMGEIPLTADIVFSMAQYFNILQLTAAIFYPMAVSLGAEALVSVKRVQEYLMVEEQDTVVVGLHKTERTPETPKDEPEVKIKNVTAMWDPNSDKKTLSELNIEIKSNKLCAIIGSVGAGKSSLLQLLLGELPIYAGDVYIPDSISYASQEPWLFTGTVRQNILFGLPYNRKRYRDVVTHCALLTDFEQLPNGDQTIIGDRGAALSGGQKARVNLARACYKEAQVYLLDDPLSAVDSHVGKHLFEQVAGPNSYLASQKATRILVTHQVHFLKEADWIVVLDEGKILMQGTFSDLAKSNLDLGKLVSPAEPDEEIPVVDESEDEEDDIPYIDGVSRNGYLALGSNVSLSRSKSMSKSMSFGNLGSGVAAEQQAEGGISFYVWSSYFRAGANICVLLLLLLVLIGSQAVTSGSDYFVNIWTQQEYLRHLNQTTIFSTYECLYIYTGLICGVIFMTCLRGWLFFNICMAASRTLHNRMFACLLRAPMQFFDTNPGGRILNRFSKDMGAIDELLPRAMMDALQIGLVMIGILVLISIVNPLLLVPLAVTIVLFCLVLKLYLRPAQDLKRLEGICRSPVFSHLAATLNGISTIRANQAQNKVSTEFDALQDVHSAIWQLTISSNTALGLWLDCVSTTFVACVAFSFIVLHQTTFSGNVGLAISQALILTGMVQYGIRQTTESIQQMTCVERVLQYSNIESEVNPKKVAPKDWPWKAEIQFKDMSLSYGKSSPVLKNLNLKIESAWKVGIVGRTGAGKSSLIGALFRLANIEGKILIDGIDTGVISLDSLREKISIIPQDPVLFSATIRYNLDPFNKYEDDALWQALEAVELKSSIHGLHFMVSEGGSNFSVGQRQLLCLARAILRGNKILVLDEATANVDPQTDALIQTTIRDKFRSCTVLTVAHRLHTVMDSDRILVMENGYAKEFDVPHLLLQQEGSILLDMVEATGPQESGSLKQIAEDSYVKMQLLDQQSNLFKFE